GTGATGGCACACGCGTTGGCGCTGACGATCCAGGCTGGCCGGGTTGAGAAAGCGAGCCAGAGCCTGTTGGAGGGTGGCGGTCTCAGTCATGGGCCACCTCCAAACCGGCCACCAGATCGATGGAACCCTGACTCGCCCCCTGCTGGCCCGGCAGCCAGTGCAGGTAACGCATCGTCGACTGGATGCTGCGGTGGCCCAACAGCCGTTGGAGCTGATGGACGGGCATGCCCTGCTCCAGAACATGCGTGGCATAGGCATGGCGCAGGCTGTGGATGCCACCGATGCGCTCGACCCCGGCCAGGCGCTTGGCCTGGGTAAAGGCCTTTTGCGGTGCGCTCGGGTGCAGTGCGCGATCCGGAAACAAGGCGCTCGGAAACAGCCAGGTCCTTGGCCGGTAGGCGCGCCAGTAAGCGCGCAAGCGATCGAGCAGGGTCGCCGATAGCAGGACCATGCGATCCTTCGCGCCCTTACCCTGGGCGACACGCAGCTGACCACGCTGGCTGTCGATGTCAGGGAAAACGCATGAAAAATTTCATACCGCGAGAATGTCCGCCAGGTACGTCTCATCCAGTGCGGCTTTCTTCTGCTTCCGCCGGATTCCGCCCTTGAAAGACTTCTCCCCTTTCAGGTAATTCAAGGCGATATGCCGGACTCTGGCGAGGTTTTCCGCCGCCTGTCCGCGATGGATTTTGCAGGCATCCTCACGGAGAGCGACGTCCAGCGACCAGTGAAGCTTATTTTCCACGAACCAATGCTGGCGGGCCGCTTCGGCTAGCTTTTTGGCGCTAAGCTCGGCTGAGCTGATGTAGTAACGGATCATCGGAGCCTCTGGGGCTTCGTCACCTTCCTGACGGAAACTCATGACGACTCCCACCGTTTTTAAGCCTGGCCACTCGTAGCTAAGCTCCTGAAAATCTTCAGTAATCTCACTCACGATGTGGTAGCGAGTCTCTTGCCGCCCCCGGTTCTTTTCATCCGTGACATAGGCATCCCCATCGAAGTTGACCACCTTGGTCATGGGGAACGCCGCCTCAAAGGCATCTGCCAAGGCTGGCTGATTTTCCTTCACCGAGAGTAGGTAATCGGCGCCCTTCTGCAGGATCTGAGTGGCGATCTTCTTCTGGCAACCCATGGCATCGATTGTTACCAGACAACCTTGCAGATTCAGCAGCTTGAGTAGCTCAGGAATGGCAGTTATCTCGTTGGACTTCTCCGCTGTCTTGACCTGCCCCAGCACCACGCCATTCGCCGCGCTGAAGGCACTGACCATGTGTATCGCCCCTTTGCCCTTGCCGCGGCAGTACGAGCCGCGCAGCGTCTTGCCATCAATGGCCACCACCGCCCCATCAGTCACGTCATGGCAGGCCTTCATCCACTCGGCAAAGGCGGTTTGGAGCTGCTCGGCATTCACCAACGCCATTACCCTGGCCAAGGTGTCATGGCTCGGTACGCCAGCCTCAAAATCGCCGTACTGGCGAAGAAAATCTAGCTTTGCGTGGCCAAAATCCTCAATCTCGTCCCATCCTTCAGCTCCACAGATCACTGCACAGACGGTCAGGAACAGGATGTCGGAAAGCTGATGCTGCACTTTCCAGGCCTGGCGGAAGTCGGGAACGATCGATAAATGGTGCATAAGCGACGGAGTCAGCATCGGGTCATCCATGAGCAAAAGCCGTTAGATGACCACATTAGCTCCTACTGGTAAAGCGCTACGAAGCCCGTCGTAGAGCGGTTTTTCATGCGTTTTCCCTGCTGTCGATGTCACTGACACGCAGGTGGCAGACCTCACTCACGCGCAGTCCACAGCCGTAGCAGAGTTCGAGCATCATGCGATGCTTGGCGTTGTGACAGGCGGCCAGGATCCGCCGGACGTCGTCGCGAGCAGGGAAAACGCATGAAAAATTTCATACCGCGAGAATGTCCGCCAGGTACGTCTCATCCAGTGCGGCTTTCTTCTGCTTCCGCCGGATTCCGCCCTTGAAAGACTTCTCCCCTTTCAGGTAATTCAAGGCGATATGCCGGACTCTGGCGAGGTTTTCCGCCGCCTGTCCGCGATGGATTTTGCAGGCATCCTCACGGAGAGCGACGTCCAGCGACCAGTGAAGCTTATTTTCCACGAACCAATGCTGGCGGGCCGCTTCGGCTAGCTTTTTGGCGCTAAGCTCGGCTGAGCTGATGTAGTAACGGATCATCGGAGCCTCTGGGGCTTCGTCACCTTCCTGACGGAAACTCATGACGACTCCCACCGTTTTTAAGCCTGGCCACTCGTAGCTAAGCTCCTGAAAATCTTCAGTAATCTCACTCACGATGTGGTAGCGAGTCTCTTGCCGCCCCCGGTTCTTTTCATCCGTGACATAGGCATCCCCATCGAAGTTGACCACCTTGGTCATGGGGAACGCCGCCTCAAAGGCATCTGCCAAGGCTGGCTGATTTTCCTTCACCGAGAGTAGGTAATCGGCGCCCTTCTGCAGGATCTGAGTGGCGATCTTCTTCTGGCAACCCATGGCATCGATTGTTACCAGACAACCTTGCAGATTCAGCAGCTTGAGTAGCTCAGGAATGGCAGTTATCTCGTTGGACTTCTCCGCTGTCTTGACCTGCCCCAGCACCACGCCATTCGCCGCGCTGAAGGCACTGACCATGTGTATCGCCCCTTTGCCCTTGCCGCGGCAGTACGAGCCGCGCAGCGTCTTGCCATCAATGGCCACCACCGCCCCATCAGTCACGTCATGGCAGGCCTTCATCCACTCGGCAAAGGCGGTTTGGAGCTGCTCGGCATTCACCAACGCCATTACCCTGGCCAAGGTGTCATGGCTCGGTACGCCAGCCTCAAAATCGCCGTACTGGCGAAGAAAATCTAGCTTTGCGTGGCCAAAATCCTCAATCTCGTCCCATCCTTCAGCTCCACAGATCACTGCACAGACGGTCAGGAACAGGATGTCGGAAAGCTGATGCTGCACTTTCCAGGCCTGGCGGAAGTCGGGAACGATCGATAAATGGTGCATAAGCGACGGAGTCAGCATCGGGTCATCCATGAGCAAAAGCCGTTAGATGACCACATTAGCTCCTACTGGTAAAGCGCTACGAAGCCCGTCGTAGAGCGGTTTTTCATGCGTTTTCCCTGTCGTCGCGAGTCAGCAGTTCTGGAATTCGCTGTGGTGTCTTCGGCACCACCGGCGATACCTCAACCGAAGGCCAGTGCAACACCTGCAAGTAGAGGAACCGCACGCCGTGCAAGTAGACGCGGCAGCTGGCGGCGGACAAGCCGCGCTCCTGGACGAGATGATTGAAGAAACGTTGCAGGTCGTCGCTGCTCAAGGTGTCCGGCGGGCGGTGGAAATAGCGCGCCAGGTCCGTGATCACCGTCAGGTAGGTAGTGTGGGTGCGTTGCGAGAAGCCATGCTGCCGCATGGCCTCGATCATCGTCTGTCGCAAGGCAGTCATCGTCGTCACTCCTGTTCATCGACCCACGTGGGTCAAGGAACAGTGTGGTTCGATGAGGAGAAAGACAGGATTCGGCGACAGCTACCGCGAAGCGGTTTAGTTCAACGCCCGGCTCTGCGGCTGGGGAAAGTGGAGGCGAAGCCGGAGCTTTTCCCAGTCCGACAGCAGCCGCTTGTTAGCACTTTTATGCTACTCAAACAAAGATGATGAGACATAACCAAACAGGTACTTGCTAGCATCATCAAAATTCGAAAATGACCTGCATTCACTACTTTGCTTTCTATTGTTCTTTTTGAACTCGACATTAAAGGATGATCTTGTTGGAGCGAGAGCAATAGAGTAGGAAGCGTTCGTGCGTGTACAAACACCTTCAAACGAGCTTTGACCATTTGGGACCCAATCTATTTTTGGAGATAACCGCCCTATAGCTTGTCTAAACTCTGCTGCGCTCTGATACCTCTGAGTGGGATTAGACGCACAAGCTTTATTGATAATCCTTTTTAACTTCAATGGAACAAAAGGTGCAAAACCCAAAGAATTTACGAGTTGTCCTGAGTGTATGAGCGACATTGGATCAGGAAAGTGTCGAATTGCGCCATTCCAATCACTAATATAATTACATGCTCTGAACAAAGTTATACCAACTGCGAACACGTCCGTTAGCTCAGTTGTATTTCGGTTTACAAAATACTCCGGGGGAAGATGTGTTGTATAGCCTTGGGGTGAGCCAGCCGCCTGTAATCCAAGAACCGTGGCCAAACCGAAATCGGATAGCTTAGCACCGAAATCACATAGCATGATATTTGCCGGCTTTACGTCACGATGAAGTATCCCATTAATATGCGCATGCTCTAGTGCAAACAGACAATCGACAATTATTCTCAAAGTTGTGTGTATAGATACCGAATTGTTTTTTATTGCGTCCTCAAAACTTCCTCGAGGCAAATATTCCATATCAATAATCACATGTGGCGATGAGTTGATATCATAAATATTGGCTTCGTTTATGTGAACAATATTTTTATGCATGCATTTGTGAAGAATCTGAGCTTCTTCAAGTTTTTTTATTGCATCACTGGCATCAGGGGCGTTTAAAATTTTAATGGCTTTCTGTGTATCTAGAGCATGATCGTGAGCTAGATACACATCACCAAACGCACCATTTCCGAGATGTTTAATTAGCTCATATTTTCCAATTTGTTCTAAACTCATATCAAATTCATCCATGCCGCAAGCAAAGCGTATTTTTGATTTCTATCCCACTTAGGCTGAAATACACCAAAGTGCTGATCTATGTAATCATAAATATCGATGGATTTATTCATGCCAAACTTTGATGGTGTGAAGTTCCCTGAAACAAATTCAAAGGTATTAATCTGGTTTTGATGAGACAGGTTGTGAAGAATTCCTAGAGGATAATACCACGGGGTGATTTCGGCTTTCTTCGCATTTAATGAGACCTTTATCCCGATTGTCTCTGGCGAGAATCGAGTGATTAAATTCTGAAAAGTGGTCTCATACCAGTTCATCAGTTGTTGTGTGTTTGGAAAGTTGTTTGTTTGAACCTTCTCAAAGTGAACCAAGACAGGAGCATCTTTGCTTCCTTCGAGAACACAGTATCGAAGACCATCCTTTACCAAATTTATACCAAGTACTGCCATAAATATTCCTTATTACTAAACGGCTATTAGATTGGATGAGGTGATAACGCCCGGCACAGCGGCAGCCGTAACGGAGCGGTTTTGTGTTAATGTTTGAGCGCAGCGAGTAACACAAAACCGCGTAGTGTAGGCTGTCCGCCTGCTGCCGATTGTTAGATGCCAGTGCCACTTAATGAACGCTTGCCTTAGAAAGCAAATTTAAAACCAATACACCGCAAACTATTAAACTAATACCCACGAAACCCCATGCATCAATCTTTTGCCCGTAAAGCCCCCATGCAAAAGCAGTGACTAATACTACGCCAAGGCCAGACCAAACTGCATAGGCCACCCCTACAGGAATAGACTTCAAGACCAATGAAAGGAAATAAAATGCAATTCCATAGCCAACAATTACGATGAAAGATGGTACGAGCTTCGTAAAACCTTCACTGGACTTTAATGCAGATGTTGCAACTACCTCTCCAAGAATCGAAATAGTAAGAAATAACCAGCTTTTCATGATCCGCCTCCAATATGATTCGAAGGGAGTATATGTCTTTTTCTCTTAAAATTGCAGTCTTGAAGAAAAAAATTATTCGTGCGCAACTTTCCGGTTAATTACATCTAACGCTTGAGCACACGGGCGCGAGCTTGCGAGCGTCCCGCCGCTGAAAGCGGCGTAGTGCTGCGACTTGTTATGTGAGCGCAAGCAACTACAGGCCTTGCCTCGCTCTATTTATAGCAGACTCCACCGCCGACAACGCTTGAGGGCTATTCTTCCAGCAGGTAGTCCTAAGCATAGAAGCCACCATTTCTGCTATTTCTTTTGGTTCATAATTGGCCAGCTCAGAGAATGAGCCTATACCGATTTCCTCAAAGCGCTTAACTACCGTAGGGCCAACGCCTCTCACCTCCAGTAGAGCGGCTTTTTCTGATTCACTGAATGCCATATTGGGACTCCTTAAGCCACATAACGCTTACAGCACGCGCCAAATACCGGAACTTTGTTTTTGTGCGAGTATTTTCCCGCACGAAAACGAAGTGGAGAGTATTTGGTCGCCGTGCCTGTGATTGTTATGTTTTTGCACGATATTGTGCGACGACTTTACTGTAAGTCGTGATAAGGTCAGTTAAGATTTCCTTGGTGTTTACGTTCCGCCCACTCTGTTCAATATATCGATTTAGGAACTCCAATGCAGATGGTTCTAAGTAATCCTCGTTTTCAATTACGATTTCTTTGAGGACGTTTTTTGGTACGGTAGTAAGCTTCTTTGTAATCTCTTCAGTCGTGTTTTCTACGGCCGCTTCTAGGGCTTCCTCGGCCTCTTCTTCGGCCATTCCACGATAGTCTTCCAGCGCCAAAAGTAGATAATCGGCGCCAGAGTCGTTGTACAAAGTGCTCATTCTGGTTTGGGGGGCTGGCTCATAAGGGGCATATATACGTAGGCCCTCAACATCCTCTCCAAACATACGAATCTTCCATTGCTTAAATGTCTCATTTTCTTTGCGGTGAGGGACACGTTGTAGCTCTTCAACCCAGCCTTCGTTGTCCTCAACGAGTACACCGTACTTTTTCAGTATTCTTAAATAAGTGCTCATATTTCAATTCTTAGTTGTGGTGGGGGGAAAACATAACGCCCGCCATAAACGGCGCGAGGAACGAGCGTCCGGCGACCGTAGGGAGCGAATTTAATGGCCTTGTTATGCATTCTTAACTTCGATGAACCACTTGGGCTGCATTTCATTGAAGTCCGTTCGAATATTAGAGGGCAGGTAACTTGCTGAGTCTAGGACAAAATCTTCACCATCTACGCGCTTGAAAACGACCCAGTGCCAGAAATTTTTGCCATCTTCCTGATGGTGCTTGATGGACAGCAATGCTAGATCGGGCAGTGCACCCCAAGATTCAAAAGGAATTTCATCGGAAGACGTCTCGACTCCAGCATGGGATAACATTTTCCTTACATACTGGGTATCAGACCAAAGCGATTTATCTTCAGCATAGATACCCATGGCATTTGCCGTTGCTTTCATTTCCGAATAGGTCTTGCCAAGAATGTTGGCAACGGACGCAATTCCGCACCCTGTGGTTTCTTCCTGTATTACGGACTTCAGCACCGTT
The Halomonas sp. H10-9-1 DNA segment above includes these coding regions:
- a CDS encoding tyrosine-type recombinase/integrase is translated as MDSQRGQLRVAQGKGAKDRMVLLSATLLDRLRAYWRAYRPRTWLFPSALFPDRALHPSAPQKAFTQAKRLAGVERIGGIHSLRHAYATHVLEQGMPVHQLQRLLGHRSIQSTMRYLHWLPGQQGASQGSIDLVAGLEVAHD
- a CDS encoding serine/threonine-protein kinase; protein product: MSLEQIGKYELIKHLGNGAFGDVYLAHDHALDTQKAIKILNAPDASDAIKKLEEAQILHKCMHKNIVHINEANIYDINSSPHVIIDMEYLPRGSFEDAIKNNSVSIHTTLRIIVDCLFALEHAHINGILHRDVKPANIMLCDFGAKLSDFGLATVLGLQAAGSPQGYTTHLPPEYFVNRNTTELTDVFAVGITLFRACNYISDWNGAIRHFPDPMSLIHSGQLVNSLGFAPFVPLKLKRIINKACASNPTQRYQSAAEFRQAIGRLSPKIDWVPNGQSSFEGVCTRTNASYSIALAPTRSSFNVEFKKNNRKQSSECRSFSNFDDASKYLFGYVSSSLFE
- a CDS encoding site-specific integrase translates to MTALRQTMIEAMRQHGFSQRTHTTYLTVITDLARYFHRPPDTLSSDDLQRFFNHLVQERGLSAASCRVYLHGVRFLYLQVLHWPSVEVSPVVPKTPQRIPELLTRDDRENA
- a CDS encoding ISAs1 family transposase, with the translated sequence MLTPSLMHHLSIVPDFRQAWKVQHQLSDILFLTVCAVICGAEGWDEIEDFGHAKLDFLRQYGDFEAGVPSHDTLARVMALVNAEQLQTAFAEWMKACHDVTDGAVVAIDGKTLRGSYCRGKGKGAIHMVSAFSAANGVVLGQVKTAEKSNEITAIPELLKLLNLQGCLVTIDAMGCQKKIATQILQKGADYLLSVKENQPALADAFEAAFPMTKVVNFDGDAYVTDEKNRGRQETRYHIVSEITEDFQELSYEWPGLKTVGVVMSFRQEGDEAPEAPMIRYYISSAELSAKKLAEAARQHWFVENKLHWSLDVALREDACKIHRGQAAENLARVRHIALNYLKGEKSFKGGIRRKQKKAALDETYLADILAV
- the qacK gene encoding quaternary ammonium compound efflux SMR transporter QacK, whose translation is MKSWLFLTISILGEVVATSALKSSEGFTKLVPSFIVIVGYGIAFYFLSLVLKSIPVGVAYAVWSGLGVVLVTAFAWGLYGQKIDAWGFVGISLIVCGVLVLNLLSKASVH